The window CGGGTTCTACGCGCGCTGGCTGCCCAAGCTCGCCACCGGCCCCGGCCAGGTGCCCGGCACCTACCGCGCCTTCCACCCGGGCGGCCACCCCGACCTCTCCACCCACCTGCGCTACGTGGAGCGCAGCGCCCGCAAACTCGCCCGCTCGACCTTCTACGCCATGTCCCGCTGGCAGGGCCGGATGGAGACCAAGCAGGGCTTCCTCGGCCGGATCGTCGACATCGGCGCCGAGCTCTTCGCGATGAGCGCGGCCTGCGTCCGCGCCGAGCACCTGCGCGCCACCGGCGCCCACGGCCGCGAGGCGTACCAGCTGGCCGACGCCTTCTGCGAACAGTCCCGGCTCCGCGTCGAGGAGCTCTTCGGCCGCCTCTGGTCCAACACCGACGACCTCGACCGCAAGGTGGTCGCCGGCGTCCTGTCCGGCACCTACGCCTGGCTGGAGGAGGGCGTCCTCGACCCGTCCGGCGAGGGCCCCTGGATCGCGGACGCGACGCCCGGACCCTCGACACAGAAAAACGTGCACCGCCCCATCCGCTGACCTGCGATCATCGCCGGACGTCGGACAGACGTACGAGGATGAGTACGAGTACTGGTACGCGTACGAGCACAGCGCGAGGCGGACGAGAACGATGCCGACGGCCGAGGAAGACCGCACCAGCCGACGGCTGGCCTGGTGCGTGGCGCACCTGCTGCGCCACGCACCGGACCACGTCGTCACCGACATGACCGGCCGGCTGGACGAGCCCACCCGCAAATACCTGTGCCGGGACGAGTGGCTGTCCGCCGCGACCGTCACCCTCCTGCTGCGCCACGGCGGCGCGGCCGACCGGACCTACATCGCGCGCAACCCCCGGGTCGTCGGCCGGCCACTGCCCGGCCTGCCCGGACCCGCCCGGTACGCCCGCCGCCGCACCCCGGACGAACTCCTGCCCCTGCTCCGCGCCGAACTCGGCCGGGATCCCGCCGAGGGGCCGCTCGACGCCGCCGAGCTGGCCGGCCTGCTGCGCCGGCACGGCAGGCGCGGGCCACGGGTCCCCCTGGACATCCTGGCGGCGGGCCACCGCCCGGACCCGGAGGCGCTGCTCGCCGAACACCTCCGCGATCCGCTGCCGGCCGGCGCGGTCGAAGCCCTGCTGCTCGTCGCGGACCTGCCCCTGGAGAACGTCCTCGCCCTCCTGGCCACCGGCGGGGCGCAGCCGGACGAGCGCTCCTGGCACCGGCCCGCCGTCCGGGCCGTGCGGATGGGCCGCGTCACGCACGACGAGCTCGTCACCCATGTGGCCCCCGCGCACCGGAGCCTGCTGCTCGCCCGCCTCCCCGCCGTCGGCGGCCTGCGCTGGACCCTGCCCGAACAGGCCGGCATGCAGAGCGCCGTGCTGCGGGCCCTGCGCCCGCTGGGGGACGATCCCCGGCTGTGGGCGGAGCTGCTGAGGCACGCCCCCGGCCACCGGGGCACGCTGCCCGGGCTGGTCGCCGCCGTGGTCGACGGCACGGCGGCGGAGGCGGCCGAGGCGGCCGCGCCCGGCCCCGAGCTCGTGCGGGCGGTGCGCCACCTGACGCCGACCGCAGCCGAACCCTTCGGGGGCGTGGAGCGCGAGCTGGCGCTGGCGAGCCTCGCCGTGCCCATGGACAGCGTCCAGGAGGACATCCGCTGGGTGCGCGACTGCCTCGACCGCGGCCTGCTCACCGGCGTCGATGTGATCCGGCACAAGCTGCCGGCCTGCTGGGCCCTCGACCAGGACCACTGGCTCGGCGACGTGAACCACCCCGACCGGCACGACCGTCCCGCGGCCGTCCTCGCCTCGCACACCGAGGCGGACCGGCTGCTGTTCCTGGCGCTCGGCGAGGAGCCAGGGGCCTGGTGGCGGGTCGCCCGCACGCTCCCGGAGTTCGCCGGAACCCTGCCGCACCTGCTTCTGCGGGTAACGGAAGGGGGCTCCGTGTCCGGCCGCTCCTGACTTCCGGCAACAATGGGGGGCATGAGCGACCGCCCAGCCCCCCTCGCCGATCCGCACCTCCTCTTCGACCCCGCGGCCGGCCTCCGGGACATCGTCATCCTCGGGTCCACCGGGTCCATCGGGACCCAGGCCATCGACCTCGCCCTGCGCAACCCGGACCGGTTCAGGGTCACCGCACTGTCCGCAGCCGGCGGGCGGGTGGAGCTGCTGGCCGAGCAGGCCCGGCTGCTGCGGGTCAAGACGGTGGCCGTCGCCCGCGAGGACGTCGTACCGGCCCTGAAAGAGGCGCTGAGCGCCCGGTACGGCCCGTCCGAGCCGCTGCCCGAGATCCTGGCCGGTCCGGACGCCGCGGCCGAACTCGCCGCCTCCGAGTGCCACACCGTCCTCAACGGCATCACCGGCTCGATCGGCCTCGCGCCGACCCTCGCCGCCCTGCGCGCCGGCCGGACCCTGGCCCTGGCCAACAAGGAGTCGCTGATCGTCGGCGGCCCGCTGGTCAAGGCCCTGGCGAAGCCCGGCCAGATCATCCCGGTCGACTCCGAGCACGCGGCCCTCTTCCAGGCGCTCGCGGCCGGCACCCGGGCCGACGTCCGCAAGCTCGTGGTGACCGCCTCCGGCGGCCCCTTCCGCGGCCGCACCCGCGCCCAGCTGGCGGACGTCACCGTGCAGGACGCCCTCGCGCACCCCACCTGGGCCATGGGCCCGGTGATCACCGTGAACTCCTCGACCCTGGTCAACAAGGGGCTGGAGGTCATCGAGGCGCACCTGCTCTACGACATCCCCTTCGACCGCATCGAGGTCGTGGTCCACCCCCAGTCCTACGTGCACTCGATGGTGGAGTTCACGGACGGCTCCACGCTCGCCCAGGCCACTCCGCCGGACATGCGCGGCCCCATCGCGATCGGCCTCGGCTGGCCCGAGCGGATCCCGGACGCGGCCCCCGCCTTCGACTGGTCCAAGGCGTCCACGTGGGAGTTCTTCCCGCTGGACACCGAGGCCTTCCCGTCGGTGGGCCTCGCCCGGCACGTGGGTACGCTCGGGGGTACCGCCCCGGCCGTGTTCAATGCGGCCAACGAGGAGTGCGTCGAGGCATTCCTGGCAGGTCGGCTGCCGTTCACAGCAATCATGGATACGGTCTCTGCCGTGGTCGATGAGCACGGGACGCCTGAGTCGGGAACCTCCCTGACGGTCCAGGACGTCCTGGAAGCAGAGGCCTGGGCCAGGGCCCGGGCGCGGGAGATGGCGGCACGGGCCGCCGCGGAGGCGCGCGCATGACACTACTGATGACGGTGCTCGGGGTCGTGGTCTTCGCCGTCGGCCTGCTGGTCTCCATCGCCTGGCACGAGCTGGGGCACCTCTCCACGGCCAAGATCTTCGGCATTCGCGTGCCGCAGTACATGGTGGGCTTCGGGCCGACCGTCTGGTCGCGGCGCAAGGGCGAGACCGAGTACGGGATCAAGGCCATCCCGATGGGCGGCTACATCCGCATGATCGGGATGTTCCCGCCCGGCGAGGACGGCAAGGTCACCGCCCGCTCCACCTCGCCGTTCCGGTCGATGATCGAGGACGCGCGCTCGGCCGCGTACGAGGAGCTCCAGCCCGGGGACGAGAGCCGGCTCTTCTACACGCGCAAGCCGTGGAAGCGCGTGATCGTGATGTTCGCCGGGCCGTTCATGAACCTGATCCTGGCCGTGGCGATCTTCCTCACCACCCTGATGACCTTCGGGCTGAACACCCAGACCACCTCGGTCGCCACCGTCTCGGACTGCGTCATCCAGCAGAGCGAGAAGCGCGACAAGTGCGCCCCCGGCGATCCGGCCGCCCCCGCCAAGGCGGCGGGCCTGAAGGCGGGCGACAGGATCGTCGCCTTCAACGGCCGCCCGGTCGGCGACTGGTCCGCCCTGCAGAAGGACATCCGCGCCACCGTCGGCCCCGCCGAGATCACGGTGGAGCGGGCCGGTCAGCGCGTGGACCTCACGGCCAATCTGATCGAGAACAAGGTCGCCAAGACGGACGGCAACGGCCGGTACGTCAAGGACGAGTACGTCACGGCGGGCTTCCTCGGCTTCGCCCCCGCCTCCGGATACGTCCCGCAGTCCTTCGGCCAGTCCGTCGACCGTATGGGCGAGATGATGGTGGCCGGCGTGCAGTCGCTGATCGAGCTGCCGTCCAAGGTCCCGGACCTGTGGAACGCAGCCTTCAACGGGGCCGAGCGCGAGCAGGACAGCCCCATGGGCGT is drawn from Streptomyces sp. NBC_01232 and contains these coding sequences:
- the dxr gene encoding 1-deoxy-D-xylulose-5-phosphate reductoisomerase, yielding MSDRPAPLADPHLLFDPAAGLRDIVILGSTGSIGTQAIDLALRNPDRFRVTALSAAGGRVELLAEQARLLRVKTVAVAREDVVPALKEALSARYGPSEPLPEILAGPDAAAELAASECHTVLNGITGSIGLAPTLAALRAGRTLALANKESLIVGGPLVKALAKPGQIIPVDSEHAALFQALAAGTRADVRKLVVTASGGPFRGRTRAQLADVTVQDALAHPTWAMGPVITVNSSTLVNKGLEVIEAHLLYDIPFDRIEVVVHPQSYVHSMVEFTDGSTLAQATPPDMRGPIAIGLGWPERIPDAAPAFDWSKASTWEFFPLDTEAFPSVGLARHVGTLGGTAPAVFNAANEECVEAFLAGRLPFTAIMDTVSAVVDEHGTPESGTSLTVQDVLEAEAWARARAREMAARAAAEARA
- a CDS encoding M50 family metallopeptidase, with amino-acid sequence MTLLMTVLGVVVFAVGLLVSIAWHELGHLSTAKIFGIRVPQYMVGFGPTVWSRRKGETEYGIKAIPMGGYIRMIGMFPPGEDGKVTARSTSPFRSMIEDARSAAYEELQPGDESRLFYTRKPWKRVIVMFAGPFMNLILAVAIFLTTLMTFGLNTQTTSVATVSDCVIQQSEKRDKCAPGDPAAPAKAAGLKAGDRIVAFNGRPVGDWSALQKDIRATVGPAEITVERAGQRVDLTANLIENKVAKTDGNGRYVKDEYVTAGFLGFAPASGYVPQSFGQSVDRMGEMMVAGVQSLIELPSKVPDLWNAAFNGAEREQDSPMGVVGAARVSGEIFTLDIPAQHQLVFFLNLLAGFNLSLFLFNMLPLLPLDGGHIAGALWESVRRGVARIFRRPDPGPFDVAKLMPVAYVVAGLFICFTLLVMVADVVNPIKIT